A window of the Candidatus Omnitrophota bacterium genome harbors these coding sequences:
- a CDS encoding HEAT repeat domain-containing protein, translating to MKIKKITIRRFFLLIGLCAAWPWAMTQAEPFDAKSIDKDAIKAYDYGQSRKALSIVEEGLRNADPTQTKNIEKIMAEIIDSASATFYAKQFACRIIRRIGADESLPALEKLLRDEKLSNMARFALQGSPSPKAGAILRAAMKDVKGDLLIGVIGSVAQRQDRKAVSAIAPLIQSEDKNLARTAIAALGEIGGAKAADLLAKANVPQELQSQRDDSLLLCADALAAEGTKSRAKNIYGKFTEKSNPIKLRVAAYCGIVKMDKEDAAPTLLSLLRENDIELLQTAVGPCLRMIPGSSIVKSISEQLPSFPPNVQAMLLTALAARGDASAAPAVVMAAKSDNAEIKIAAIKALGTLGEASHVSLLAETAAQSGDAGAAAEKSLAQLRNADDEILAIVKSADAKIQPALIRSLAARRTDGAIPVLLPLALDANAEVRKESIKALSQLAKEENLPQLLPLIAESKNEDDIQAVEKAVLSIAKQVVDEAKRSEYFINALPDAPPALRISLLRMLTELGGEKACGAVRDSMAKDGDESVRHAAYLALTAWPDASPIETLLALAQKEEDSAKRKLVLKGYLRMIDLVRSDSIEQTLEKFQSALKAAKDKEEKQMVIAAASSRANLAVLDFLEGCLSDAEAGPPALEGYKKVVKQLEKSNADRNQWKVSASNNSGAAANAIDGRRRTRWDSAASQTPGQWFQIDLGTESVIEEITLDATGSNGDYPRKYAVNFSIDGNNWESPIVEGAGDQAVTKIEIPSKSARFIKIVQNGSVEGTFWSIHELSIIASASQEKLQHAYEVLKKFEKK from the coding sequence ATGAAGATAAAGAAAATTACTATACGCCGCTTTTTCCTTCTCATCGGTCTTTGCGCAGCCTGGCCTTGGGCGATGACCCAAGCCGAACCGTTCGATGCGAAATCCATCGATAAGGACGCCATCAAAGCCTATGATTACGGCCAAAGCCGCAAGGCTTTGAGCATTGTGGAAGAAGGTCTGCGCAACGCCGATCCAACCCAAACTAAAAACATCGAAAAAATCATGGCGGAAATCATCGATTCCGCCAGCGCGACATTCTACGCCAAACAATTCGCCTGCCGCATCATTCGCCGCATCGGCGCAGACGAGTCGCTGCCCGCGTTAGAAAAACTGCTGCGGGACGAGAAACTCTCCAACATGGCGCGGTTCGCTTTGCAGGGATCGCCGTCGCCTAAAGCGGGCGCCATTTTGCGGGCGGCGATGAAAGACGTAAAAGGCGATTTGCTCATCGGCGTTATCGGCTCCGTCGCCCAACGCCAAGACCGCAAGGCGGTTTCCGCCATTGCGCCGCTGATCCAAAGCGAAGATAAAAACCTGGCTCGGACGGCGATAGCGGCGCTGGGCGAAATCGGCGGCGCCAAGGCGGCGGATCTTCTCGCCAAAGCGAATGTCCCTCAAGAACTGCAAAGCCAGCGCGACGATTCGCTTCTTCTATGCGCCGACGCCCTGGCCGCCGAAGGGACTAAATCGCGAGCGAAAAACATCTACGGTAAGTTCACGGAAAAGAGTAATCCGATAAAACTGAGAGTGGCGGCTTATTGCGGCATCGTCAAAATGGATAAAGAAGACGCCGCGCCAACGCTCCTCTCGTTATTGCGCGAAAACGACATCGAATTGCTTCAGACGGCAGTGGGTCCATGCTTACGCATGATTCCAGGATCGTCCATCGTAAAATCCATTAGCGAGCAACTACCGTCGTTTCCCCCCAATGTCCAGGCGATGCTTTTGACTGCTTTGGCGGCGCGAGGCGACGCCAGCGCGGCGCCCGCCGTAGTTATGGCCGCTAAGAGCGATAACGCCGAAATCAAAATCGCGGCGATAAAAGCTTTAGGGACATTGGGCGAAGCGAGCCATGTCTCCTTGCTCGCCGAGACGGCGGCGCAAAGTGGAGACGCGGGAGCCGCCGCCGAAAAAAGCCTGGCGCAATTGCGCAATGCGGACGATGAGATTCTAGCGATCGTGAAATCGGCTGACGCCAAAATCCAACCCGCCTTGATCCGCAGCCTCGCGGCGCGCCGTACTGATGGCGCGATTCCCGTACTGTTGCCCCTGGCGCTCGACGCCAACGCCGAGGTTCGCAAAGAGTCGATTAAAGCGCTCAGCCAATTGGCAAAAGAGGAAAACCTGCCGCAACTATTGCCTCTCATCGCCGAATCGAAAAACGAAGACGATATCCAGGCGGTGGAGAAGGCCGTTTTATCCATAGCAAAACAAGTAGTGGATGAGGCGAAGCGTTCGGAATATTTCATTAACGCATTGCCGGACGCTCCTCCCGCATTGCGCATCTCCCTCCTGCGCATGTTGACCGAATTGGGCGGCGAAAAAGCCTGCGGCGCGGTTCGAGACTCTATGGCGAAGGACGGCGATGAATCCGTTCGCCATGCCGCCTACCTGGCTTTAACGGCATGGCCCGACGCTTCTCCCATCGAAACGCTGCTGGCCTTGGCGCAAAAAGAAGAGGATTCCGCCAAACGCAAACTGGTTCTGAAGGGTTACTTGCGCATGATCGATCTGGTTCGCAGCGATTCCATCGAACAGACGCTGGAAAAATTCCAGTCCGCCCTCAAAGCCGCCAAAGACAAGGAAGAAAAACAAATGGTTATCGCAGCGGCTTCCAGTCGGGCCAATTTGGCGGTTTTGGATTTCCTCGAAGGCTGCCTCAGCGATGCGGAAGCGGGGCCGCCGGCGTTGGAAGGTTATAAAAAAGTCGTCAAACAATTGGAAAAAAGCAACGCCGACCGCAATCAGTGGAAAGTATCCGCCTCGAATAACAGCGGCGCAGCGGCCAACGCCATCGACGGCAGAAGAAGAACGCGCTGGGATTCCGCCGCTTCGCAAACGCCCGGCCAATGGTTCCAGATCGATTTGGGAACAGAGAGCGTCATCGAAGAGATCACGCTGGACGCAACGGGTTCTAATGGCGATTATCCGCGGAAATACGCCGTCAATTTTTCCATCGACGGAAACAATTGGGAATCGCCCATCGTAGAAGGCGCAGGAGATCAAGCGGTAACGAAGATCGAAATTCCATCCAAAAGCGCCCGTTTCATTAAAATCGTTCAAAACGGCAGCGTAGAAGGCACATTCTGGTCGATTCACGAACTCTCCATCATCGCATCGGCGAGTCAAGAAAAACTGCAACATGCTTATGAAGTATTGAAGAAATTCGAGAAGAAGTAA
- a CDS encoding NAD(P)-dependent oxidoreductase, translating to MKFKRILSRLGLLLLFFSAFADSAEIKEIAPGVYFRPAVAVCNIGWIVFKDYVLVVDASIPGDAEKAIEDIRKTTDKPIRFVFDTHHHWDHSYGNAVFAKAGASIIAQRECWETLKGGVKDFAEWAKDKPDYLARGLAQPSVIFDDIQVFDDGEKRVELLWFGHAHTKGDAVAYLPKEKILFTGDLCVNGVFNYLGESNLENWIAILSHLQGLDIETVCPGHGETAGKDLLETQKEYFVQLRKEAQKAVDDGLTLEQALASIRIPMYEKWTGRQPQPANIEYAYRYAAGMITPWPLLEHGFEGGPSPTKDTPGWTPPKKMLTSSLSEKQLAALKRVAPDMEFVNIRNDDEILEKIGDVDAAMTPLTPEQFHAAKKLRLVISQSAGVDKYLIPEFVNSDVILTNGQGMMGPAISDHVMGFVLMFTKALAAQHEQKLNGKWGWVKGHPITELKGKTMLILGLGGIGREVAARAKGFGMIVKAVDPKPMEKPHFISYIGQPQELHNLLPQADVVACCVPLTPKTRRYFGKQEFELMNPTAYFVNIGRGEVVNQDDLVEALRNKTIAGAGLDVTDPEPLPPDHPLWKLDNVIITPHMSGWTDESWNRRWLILRENVRRFAVGEPLLNVVNKEVGY from the coding sequence ATGAAATTCAAACGAATACTGTCGCGTTTAGGATTATTGCTTCTATTTTTCTCTGCATTCGCCGATAGCGCTGAAATTAAGGAAATCGCGCCCGGCGTTTATTTTCGTCCGGCGGTGGCCGTGTGCAATATCGGCTGGATTGTTTTCAAGGATTACGTTCTCGTCGTTGACGCTTCCATTCCCGGCGACGCCGAGAAGGCGATCGAAGATATCCGCAAGACGACGGATAAGCCGATCCGCTTCGTCTTCGACACGCACCATCATTGGGATCACTCCTACGGCAACGCCGTCTTCGCCAAGGCGGGCGCATCCATCATCGCTCAGCGCGAGTGTTGGGAGACGCTGAAAGGGGGCGTGAAGGATTTCGCCGAATGGGCGAAGGATAAGCCGGATTATCTTGCTAGGGGATTGGCGCAGCCCAGCGTAATTTTCGACGATATCCAGGTTTTCGACGACGGAGAGAAGCGGGTCGAACTTCTATGGTTCGGCCATGCGCATACGAAGGGGGACGCCGTCGCCTATCTGCCCAAGGAAAAAATCCTCTTCACCGGCGATCTTTGCGTCAACGGCGTTTTCAATTACCTGGGCGAATCCAACCTGGAGAACTGGATCGCGATCCTGTCGCATCTGCAAGGGCTGGATATCGAGACCGTCTGCCCCGGCCATGGCGAAACCGCTGGAAAAGACTTGCTGGAGACGCAGAAAGAGTATTTCGTCCAATTGCGGAAAGAGGCGCAAAAGGCCGTCGACGATGGCCTGACGCTGGAACAGGCGCTCGCATCCATCCGCATCCCCATGTACGAAAAATGGACGGGGCGCCAGCCGCAACCGGCGAATATCGAATACGCCTATCGCTATGCGGCGGGAATGATTACGCCGTGGCCGCTGTTGGAACATGGATTTGAAGGCGGCCCCTCGCCTACCAAAGATACGCCCGGCTGGACGCCTCCCAAGAAAATGCTTACTTCTTCGTTGAGCGAAAAGCAACTGGCGGCATTAAAGCGGGTTGCGCCGGATATGGAGTTTGTCAACATTCGCAACGATGATGAAATCTTGGAAAAGATCGGCGATGTGGACGCCGCGATGACGCCGCTTACGCCCGAGCAATTTCATGCCGCCAAGAAACTGCGTTTAGTGATTTCGCAGAGCGCGGGGGTGGATAAATATCTCATTCCCGAATTCGTCAATAGCGACGTCATTCTCACTAATGGGCAAGGGATGATGGGGCCGGCCATTTCCGATCACGTGATGGGATTCGTTCTCATGTTCACCAAAGCGCTGGCGGCTCAGCATGAACAGAAATTGAATGGCAAGTGGGGATGGGTGAAGGGACATCCCATCACCGAACTGAAGGGCAAAACCATGTTGATTCTGGGGCTGGGCGGCATCGGCCGGGAAGTCGCCGCGCGGGCGAAAGGATTTGGCATGATCGTCAAAGCTGTCGATCCCAAGCCGATGGAGAAGCCTCATTTCATCAGCTATATCGGCCAGCCGCAAGAACTGCACAACCTCCTGCCGCAAGCGGATGTGGTGGCCTGCTGCGTACCGCTAACCCCCAAAACACGCCGCTATTTTGGCAAACAAGAATTCGAACTCATGAATCCGACCGCCTATTTCGTCAATATCGGGCGCGGCGAAGTCGTCAACCAGGACGACCTCGTAGAAGCGCTGCGCAACAAAACCATAGCAGGGGCGGGGCTGGACGTAACCGATCCGGAACCGCTGCCGCCGGACCATCCGCTTTGGAAATTGGACAATGTTATCATCACGCCGCACATGTCGGGCTGGACGGATGAGAGTTGGAACCGCCGCTGGCTGATTCTGCGGGAAAACGTGCGCCGCTTCGCCGTAGGAGAACCACTATTGAATGTAGTCAATAAAGAGGTTGGATACTGA